The Desulfovibrio sp. Fe33 genome contains the following window.
TGCGCAGGGCCGAACCGTATTCGGTCTACGACCGTTTCGATTTCGAGATTCCCACGCAGGATTCCTGCTGTTCCATGGCTCGCTACAAGGTCCGTCTCGCCGAGATGGAGCAGAGTATGCGCATCATCGAGCAGGCGTTGGAACAGTTGCCCTCCGCCGAGGGCGGCTACATCGTGGACAAGGCTCCCAAACCGGCGATGAAACCGCCGGCGGGCGAGGCCTACTTCAATGTGGAAGGTGGCCGCGGGAAGATCGGCGTCTACGTCGCTTCCGACGGCGGCAAGGTCCCGTACCGTATCAAGCTGCGCGCACCGGGTTTTTCCAACCTGAGCGCGTTCGCCGAGGCCGCCAACGGCACGCTCCTGGCGGATGCCGTTGCCATCCTGGGCAGCTTGGACCTGATTATTCCTGAAATCGACCGGTAGGGGGAAATCAATGAATGCATTCTTAAGTAATCTGATACCGTTGATCATTGCAGCGGTTGCCGCCATGATCTGGCTGGGGCTCAACGCCCTGGTGTGGGTCTACTGCGAGCGTAAGTTCGCGGGCCACATCCAGCGCCGCCCCGGTCCCTTCGAGGTCGGCCCCCACGGCGTGTTGCAGCCGCTCATCGACGGTTTGAAACTCATGGGCAAGCAACTCCTGACCCCGGACAACGCGGACGCCGTCCTTTATTGGCTCGCGCCTCTCCTGTCCATGCTGCCGGTGCTGCTGCTCTTCCTGCCCATCCCGTACGGCCCGGTGCTGATCGGCATGGACGTCAACCTTGCCCTGCTCCTGATCCTGGCCTTCTCCAGCTTCAACGGACTGGCCGTCATCCTGGCGGGCTGGGCCTCCAACAACAAGTGGGGCGTTCTCGGCGCGGCCCGTGCCGTGTCGCAGACCGTGGCCTACGAAATCCCGCTGCTGCTGACCGTGTTGACCGTGTCCTTCATGACCGGCAGCCTGAGCCTGCTGGATATCACTCACATGCAGGACGGCCATATCGGCAACTGGTTTATCTGGAAGCAACCCCTGGCCTTCATCATCTTCATCATCGCCATGTTCGGCGAAACCAACCGCGCTCCGTTCGACCTGGCCGAGGCCGAGTCCGAGCTGACCGCCGGTTTCCACACCGAATATTCGTCCATGGGCTTCGGCCTCTTCTTCATGGCCGAGTATGGCTATATGGTGGTCATGTGTTCCGTCTGTTCCGTCCTGTTCCTGGGCGGGTTTAACGGCCCCTTCCCCGGCATTGAGGGATGGTGGTGGATGCTCATCAAGACCTACGCGCTGCTGACGCTCATGGTCTGGGCACGTTGGACCTTCCCCCGCGTTCGGTTCGACCAACTGCTGAACATCAACTGGAAATGGTTGCTGCCGCTGGCCACCGCCAACCTGTTGGCCACCGCGCTGATCATGAAGTTGTAGGGGGAGTAACAATGGGTAAATTCAAGGAAAATGTAATTCAGCCGCTCATTGACTGCTGGTCCCTGATTGTCGGCCTCAAGATCACGGGCAAGTATTTTTGCAAGCCCCTGGTCACGGTCCACTATCCGCGCCAGGTCATCGACGACGAGAATCTGGAAACATACGGCGGGCATGTCGAGCTTATCGGCAAGCCCAAGGATCCGGCCACGCCCAAGT
Protein-coding sequences here:
- the nuoH gene encoding NADH-quinone oxidoreductase subunit NuoH — translated: MNAFLSNLIPLIIAAVAAMIWLGLNALVWVYCERKFAGHIQRRPGPFEVGPHGVLQPLIDGLKLMGKQLLTPDNADAVLYWLAPLLSMLPVLLLFLPIPYGPVLIGMDVNLALLLILAFSSFNGLAVILAGWASNNKWGVLGAARAVSQTVAYEIPLLLTVLTVSFMTGSLSLLDITHMQDGHIGNWFIWKQPLAFIIFIIAMFGETNRAPFDLAEAESELTAGFHTEYSSMGFGLFFMAEYGYMVVMCSVCSVLFLGGFNGPFPGIEGWWWMLIKTYALLTLMVWARWTFPRVRFDQLLNINWKWLLPLATANLLATALIMKL